In the Sarcophilus harrisii chromosome 3, mSarHar1.11, whole genome shotgun sequence genome, one interval contains:
- the LOC100921514 gene encoding olfactory receptor 51E2: MNPCNFTHTTFILIGLPGLEATQFWIAFPLLSMYVVAVLGNCTVVFIVRTEHSLHAPMYLFLCMLAAIDLALSTFTMPKILALFWFNSQEITFDMCLTQMFFIHALSATESTVLLAMAFDRYVAICHPLRHAAVLTNTVTARIGIVAVVRGSLFFLPLPLLIKRLSFCGSNILTHSYCVHQDMMKLALTDTMPNMVYGLTAILMVMGVDVMLISLSYFLIIRTVLQLPSRTERARAFGTCVSHIGVVLAFYVPLIGLSVVHRFGNSLNPIVHVLMGNVYLMVPPVINPIIYAAKTKQIRSRVLAMFKITCDKELQAVRSS, encoded by the coding sequence ATGAACCCCTGCAACTTCACCCATACCACTTTCATTCTCATAGGCCTCCCAGGATTGGAAGCTACCCAATTCTGGATAGCCTTCCCTCTTCTGTCCATGTATGTTGTAGCAGTGCTGGGCAACTGTACAGTGGTTTTCATTGTGAGGACAGAACATAGTCTACATGCCCCCATGTACCTCTTCCTTTGCATGTTGGCAGCTATTGACCTGGCCCTCTCTACCTTCACAATGCCCAAGATCCTTGCTCTATTCTGGTTCAACTCTCAGGAGATCACCTTTGACATGTGTCTCACCCAGATGTTCTTCATCCATGCTCTTTCAGCCACTGAGTCCACTGTCCTTTTGGCCATGGCCTTTGACCGTTATGTGGCCATCTGCCACCCTCTTCGGCATGCAGCTGTGCTCACCAACACCGTCACAGCTCGGATAGGGATAGTAGCTGTTGTGCGgggttctcttttctttcttccactaCCACTGCTCATCAAGAGGCTTTCTTTCTGTGGCTCAAACATCCTTACTCATTCCTACTGTGTGCACCAAGACATGATGAAGCTGGCTCTCACTGATACTATGCCCAATATGGTTTATGGGCTCACTGCCATCCTGATGGTTATGGGTGTTGATGTTATGCTCATCTCACTTTCTTACTTTCTGATTATACGAACTGTGCTACAGCTCCCATCTCGGACAGAACGGGCAAGGGCCTTTGGAACATGTGTCTCACACATTGGTGTAGTTCTAGCATTTTATGTGCCATTAATTGGTCTATCTGTGGTTCACCGTTTTGGGAACAGCCTCAATCCCATTGTACATGTGCTCATGGGTAATGTCTATCTAATGGTACCACCTGTCATCAATCCTATCATCTATGCTGCCAAAACCAAGCAGATCCGATCCCGTGTGTTGGCCATGTTCAAGATCACCTGTGACAAGGAGCTTCAGGCTGTTAGGAGTAGCTGA